CGCATCAGCCAAGGTACAATTTGGTTTAGCCACAGTGGCTGCAAACGGATATAAATTCACGACAACCATATCAATGCCTTCAATGCCATGTTGCTGCATGATGGCATCATCTGTACCACGACGGCCAAGAATCCCACCATGTACTTTTGGATGCAAGGTTTTCACACGACCGTCCATCATTTCTGGAAACCCCGTATAATCAGACACTTCAGTCACCGGCAAACCATGTTGCTCCAACAATTTTGCGGTACCGCCTGTGGAAAGTAGCTTTACACCACGCTGTACTAAACCTTGAGCAAATTCTACGATACCGGTTTTATCAGAAACACTCAATAAAGCCTGACGAATTGGACGATCTGCCATGACATTTTCCTTTAATTAAATGGTTAAAAATAAGCGGGGGGAATTATAACGCAAACGTTTGCGTTTATATAGAAAAAATTTTCCTGGTAAGCGCACTTCAAGGTTAGACTGCTTATTTAGGAGATTTAGAAAACAAAAAAGCCCGCAAAATGCGGGCAATCTAACAGTATGAATAATGTGATTAGCGTTTACGGTTATCTAAAGAAAATGCACCAGCACCAGCAAACACAAAATAGAAAAACACGAGAGAGTAAAGTAAAGCAAGTTCACCACCGTTCGCGATTGGGAAGAATAAATTCCCTTTACCTGCAACGTGCATAAAGAAATACGCATAAGCCATTTGACCCGAAAGGATAAATGCCGCTGGGCGAACAAATAAACCTAAAATTAATAGGATTGAACCGACAATCTCAATTACTCCGCCGACAATCATCATTGGATCGCCCACTGCGCCGTTACCGCCCGTCATTGAAACTGGGAATTCCCAGAATTTCGCTGTGCCGTGTAAGATAAACATATATGCAGCGACGATACGCAATAAAGCTAAAACATACGGAGAGTATTTTTCTAAATTTTTCATAAAGTTTTCCTAATAAAAAATAAAAAGTGATTTCAGAACAGGGCGTATATTAATGATTAACTTAAAGCTAAACAATACCTCTAATCGAAAAAGACTTTTTACTATTAGGAAATAATTTTACGCTTTGCGGATTTTCTCAATCCATTGTAAAAATTCAACAGGCGGCATGAATCCGTTAACACGACTGCCTTCAATTTCTTTTCCTTCTCGATTAAAGAATAAAA
This is a stretch of genomic DNA from Haemophilus parainfluenzae. It encodes these proteins:
- a CDS encoding DoxX family protein → MKNLEKYSPYVLALLRIVAAYMFILHGTAKFWEFPVSMTGGNGAVGDPMMIVGGVIEIVGSILLILGLFVRPAAFILSGQMAYAYFFMHVAGKGNLFFPIANGGELALLYSLVFFYFVFAGAGAFSLDNRKR